Proteins encoded within one genomic window of Brenneria nigrifluens DSM 30175 = ATCC 13028:
- the cptA gene encoding phosphoethanolamine transferase CptA, producing MRISSVRDKFSWSSLTWLLLFFWYFSCTLQLVILFSGHSGFNGLRDALLYSLLWLIPIFFFPRQTRYFTAVLGIILWATACVALGYYLIYGQEFSQSVLFVIFESNTTEAGEYASQYLSFKLIAAILLYTAAAVYLWTRTRPVWLPVRYRLVSALVILTVLFGVPVHKKMIKQHLPGEEAVAYLAGRMGTTAPWQFVGSYLEYLHQLASMESLLQQNAALPPLPNLKDANGDIPRTLVLVIGESTTRTRMSLYGYPRPTTPRLDALRKTAPNLVVFNDVIAPRPYTIELLQQALTFADQQQPDRYLTQPSLMNMMKQAGYKTFWITNQQTITKRNTMLTVFSQQTDRQFYLNNQRTQSSRQYDDVVLAPFDEVLRDPAEKKFIVVHLLGTHMKYLYRYPESFARFNDRKGIPATLSDQQAETYNSYDNAVLYNDFVVSSLIETFARHKPNGFLLYFSDHGEDVYETPPHNVLGRNEGAPTRAMYTVPFILWLSPEWQKSHPHQYTTDVDRKYSIAHLIHTWADLAGLSHDFYEPGKSLVSEEFRPTARWIGNPYEKNGLKDFDALP from the coding sequence ATGCGCATTTCTTCCGTCAGGGATAAGTTTTCATGGTCATCCCTTACATGGCTTTTGCTGTTTTTCTGGTATTTCTCATGCACGCTGCAACTGGTTATTCTGTTTTCCGGACACAGCGGATTTAACGGATTAAGGGATGCGTTGCTGTACAGCCTACTATGGCTCATCCCGATATTTTTCTTTCCGCGTCAGACGCGTTATTTTACCGCAGTGCTCGGTATTATCCTGTGGGCAACGGCCTGCGTTGCACTGGGCTATTACCTGATATACGGGCAGGAGTTTTCCCAAAGCGTACTGTTTGTGATATTTGAGTCCAATACCACAGAAGCCGGGGAATACGCCAGCCAGTATCTCAGCTTTAAGCTGATTGCCGCTATTCTGCTGTATACCGCTGCCGCTGTTTATCTGTGGACCCGGACACGCCCGGTCTGGCTACCGGTACGTTATCGCCTCGTTTCCGCATTAGTCATTCTCACAGTACTGTTTGGCGTACCCGTCCATAAAAAAATGATAAAGCAGCATCTTCCGGGAGAAGAAGCCGTTGCCTACCTTGCCGGACGCATGGGTACCACCGCGCCGTGGCAATTTGTCGGCAGCTATCTGGAATACCTGCACCAACTCGCCAGCATGGAATCCCTGTTGCAACAGAACGCTGCTTTACCGCCCTTGCCGAATCTGAAAGACGCCAACGGCGATATTCCCCGCACGCTGGTGCTGGTCATCGGCGAATCCACCACCCGCACCCGGATGAGCCTATACGGCTATCCCCGCCCCACTACGCCCCGCCTCGACGCATTGCGTAAAACCGCTCCTAATTTGGTGGTATTCAACGACGTGATAGCGCCGAGACCTTATACCATCGAGTTGTTGCAGCAGGCGCTGACCTTTGCCGACCAGCAACAGCCGGATCGTTACCTGACCCAACCATCGTTAATGAACATGATGAAACAGGCCGGGTATAAAACATTCTGGATCACCAATCAGCAAACCATCACCAAACGCAATACCATGCTAACGGTTTTCTCGCAGCAGACCGACCGACAGTTTTATCTGAATAACCAGCGTACACAGAGTTCCCGACAGTATGACGATGTGGTTCTGGCACCCTTTGATGAGGTATTACGCGATCCGGCAGAGAAAAAATTTATTGTGGTTCATCTGCTCGGGACGCATATGAAATACCTGTACCGCTACCCGGAAAGCTTTGCGCGCTTCAATGATCGGAAAGGCATTCCCGCCACGTTAAGTGACCAGCAGGCGGAGACTTATAACAGTTATGACAATGCCGTGCTGTATAACGATTTTGTTGTCAGCAGCCTGATCGAAACCTTTGCCCGCCATAAGCCCAACGGTTTTCTGCTTTATTTCTCCGACCACGGCGAGGATGTGTATGAAACCCCGCCACATAACGTGCTGGGTCGTAACGAGGGAGCGCCAACCCGCGCCATGTACACTGTTCCGTTTATTTTGTGGCTGTCGCCCGAATGGCAAAAAAGCCATCCCCATCAGTACACTACGGATGTTGACCGAAAATACAGTATCGCCCATCTCATCCATACCTGGGCAGATTTAGCGGGGCTAAGCCACGACTTCTACGAACCGGGGAAAAGCCTGGTCAGCGAGGAGTTCAGGCCGACAGCACGCTGGATCGGTAATCCATATGAGAAAAACGGATTGAAGGATTTTGATGCGTTGCCATAG
- a CDS encoding flagellin, with translation MIPVNTLYLTILNQQGKSSSSLSQAIERLASGIRINSAKDDAAGQAISNRMTSQYHGLSQAKNNANDGISLLQTAEGTLDEINSRLQHIRELTVQGLNGTYSQEQSDAIQAEINMNLKEIDRLTSQTSYNSLTLLDGSSGQVDIQVGANDGETLSLDFSPPGFSVDELGLTDLVISGISGEVYDENTLTGAASNIILDSTTTTTSYYYPDSPLTSPTFVRSGSNNRYYIQAQDEQGKPVYYLAAYTASHDTATGNSTATIRAVASSELYTPVTRIDDQDITTATLSFTDSNGNTIDSENARLLQQGSQYILEVDDGSGNYQYYNAAVTVKTDGTDVQVDIVASSGTAINTFSDVASVSGTSSITIDSDNVVVNYTDSEGNQYSNVLTEDADGNYVMNISDDGVSGYKSATIVSQADNSLLLKTINGSGEVQIYYEMNYTAYTDASTNQTVINISEVGEGIRLRNPENPLAVIDNAIALVDEKRSSLGAMENRLESVMNVQTNTTEAISAARSRITDADYAAEISAMVRAQILQQTTVSMLSQANQQSEIVLTLLQE, from the coding sequence ATGATCCCGGTTAATACCCTCTATTTAACGATTCTTAATCAGCAGGGTAAATCATCCAGCAGCCTGAGTCAGGCGATTGAACGTCTGGCTTCTGGTATACGCATCAACAGTGCAAAGGATGACGCTGCGGGTCAGGCAATCTCTAACCGGATGACCAGCCAGTACCATGGACTCTCCCAGGCAAAGAACAACGCAAATGACGGCATTTCCCTGCTTCAGACGGCGGAAGGCACGCTGGACGAAATCAATAGTCGTCTACAGCATATACGTGAACTTACCGTTCAGGGGTTGAATGGAACCTATAGCCAGGAACAATCGGATGCTATCCAGGCTGAAATCAACATGAATTTGAAAGAGATAGATCGCCTGACTTCCCAAACCAGCTATAACAGCCTGACCCTGCTTGATGGCAGTTCAGGTCAGGTGGATATACAGGTTGGCGCGAACGATGGCGAAACCCTATCGCTGGATTTTTCTCCGCCGGGATTCAGCGTTGACGAACTTGGGCTGACTGATCTGGTGATCAGCGGCATCAGTGGAGAAGTGTATGATGAAAATACGCTAACGGGCGCGGCCTCAAATATTATTCTGGACAGCACTACGACTACGACAAGTTATTATTATCCGGACAGTCCATTAACCTCGCCGACATTTGTACGTAGCGGCAGTAACAACCGGTATTATATTCAGGCGCAGGATGAACAGGGAAAGCCGGTTTATTATCTGGCGGCTTATACTGCATCGCATGATACGGCGACAGGAAATAGCACGGCGACTATCCGGGCAGTTGCGTCGTCCGAACTTTACACGCCGGTGACACGAATTGATGACCAGGATATTACTACCGCAACATTGTCATTTACAGACAGTAATGGGAATACCATTGATTCGGAGAACGCCAGATTATTACAGCAGGGCAGCCAGTATATTCTTGAAGTCGATGATGGCTCGGGAAACTATCAATACTATAATGCTGCGGTTACCGTAAAGACTGACGGCACCGATGTGCAGGTCGATATTGTGGCAAGTAGTGGTACGGCAATTAACACATTTTCTGATGTCGCCAGTGTGAGCGGCACGTCCAGCATCACAATTGACTCAGATAATGTCGTTGTCAATTATACCGATAGCGAAGGTAATCAATATAGCAACGTATTGACAGAAGACGCTGATGGGAATTATGTCATGAACATATCCGATGACGGCGTATCAGGCTATAAAAGCGCGACAATCGTCAGTCAGGCAGATAATAGCCTTTTGCTCAAAACAATAAACGGCAGTGGGGAAGTTCAAATCTATTATGAAATGAATTACACCGCTTATACCGATGCCAGTACTAATCAGACCGTCATTAACATCTCCGAAGTGGGAGAAGGAATTAGACTGCGTAATCCTGAAAACCCATTGGCCGTAATTGATAACGCCATCGCCCTGGTGGATGAAAAACGCAGTAGTCTGGGCGCAATGGAAAACCGTCTGGAGTCAGTGATGAATGTTCAGACGAATACAACCGAGGCGATTAGCGCCGCCCGTTCCCGTATTACGGACGCGGATTATGCCGCCGAGATATCTGCGATGGTCAGAGCTCAAATTCTGCAACAGACAACCGTTTCCATGTTATCTCAGGCCAACCAGCAGTCGGAAATTGTTTTAACGCTATTGCAAGAGTAA
- a CDS encoding YaaW family protein, with protein MKTIINKCTDDDFKYLSEILDSYVSFTNDKRRKNLLAESKHNANSKTQLVNLIDSQIKYYGSSDIAYLKRKLLQGNGGTEAREIVEDACNKLKVKIKHGGSTESLLERLVYAVVEKELISKTPEELSRSFKTMGLDEADRELILTHLKSSGKVLVLPILLKVLGQKITLGIIETIIVSLITQIIGREAAKVLVKEIMKRNPWINALGPAVWVLSGAWLAFDLQGPAYRKTIPICLYLGIVALRDGKEDAEE; from the coding sequence GTGAAAACGATTATTAATAAATGCACAGACGATGATTTCAAATACCTGTCGGAGATCCTTGATAGTTATGTTTCATTTACGAATGATAAGCGCAGAAAAAATTTACTGGCTGAAAGTAAACACAATGCCAACTCAAAAACTCAGTTAGTCAATCTGATAGACAGCCAAATTAAATACTATGGTTCATCTGATATTGCCTACTTGAAGAGAAAACTTCTTCAGGGTAATGGCGGCACCGAAGCCAGGGAAATTGTCGAAGATGCATGTAATAAACTAAAAGTAAAAATAAAACACGGTGGGTCGACAGAGTCTCTGCTTGAGCGTCTTGTGTATGCAGTGGTTGAAAAAGAGCTTATCAGCAAAACCCCTGAAGAATTATCACGTTCATTTAAAACTATGGGACTTGATGAGGCGGACAGAGAGCTGATCTTGACTCATTTGAAATCCAGCGGGAAAGTCCTCGTATTGCCGATCCTCCTTAAAGTACTTGGTCAAAAGATCACGTTGGGGATAATTGAAACCATCATCGTCAGTCTGATTACGCAAATTATTGGACGCGAGGCAGCCAAGGTACTGGTAAAAGAAATAATGAAGAGAAACCCCTGGATAAATGCCCTGGGGCCAGCCGTTTGGGTTCTTTCCGGCGCATGGCTTGCATTCGATCTTCAAGGTCCCGCGTACCGTAAAACAATTCCTATTTGTTTATATTTAGGCATTGTCGCTTTACGTGATGGTAAAGAGGATGCCGAAGAATAG
- the folP gene encoding dihydropteroate synthase, with product MQLIARGSTLDLSCPQVMGILNVTPDSFSDGGKHNTLDAALFHAQEMIAAGATLIDIGGESTRPGADEVSTQEELERVIPVVEALARRFDAWISVDTSKPEVITAAAQAGAHLINDIRSLQEPGALAAAAATGLPVCLMHMQGLPKTMQHNPHYDDLMAEVGAFLQRQIDRCVNGNIPKSRLLLDPGFGFGKNLADNYQLLARLGELHRFGLPLLVGMSRKSMIGQLLKVPPAQRVQGSVACAVIAAMQGAQIIRVHDVKETVDAMRIVEATLSAKE from the coding sequence ATGCAACTGATCGCCAGAGGGTCGACCCTGGATCTTTCTTGTCCCCAGGTGATGGGCATTCTCAACGTCACTCCCGATTCATTTTCCGACGGCGGCAAACATAACACGCTGGATGCGGCGCTGTTTCATGCCCAGGAGATGATCGCCGCCGGCGCCACGCTGATTGATATCGGCGGAGAGTCCACCCGCCCGGGTGCGGATGAAGTCAGTACGCAAGAGGAACTGGAGCGCGTGATCCCGGTCGTTGAGGCGTTGGCCCGGCGTTTTGACGCATGGATTTCCGTCGATACCTCCAAGCCTGAGGTCATCACGGCTGCGGCGCAAGCGGGCGCTCACTTGATTAACGACATTCGCTCTTTGCAAGAGCCGGGGGCTTTGGCCGCCGCCGCCGCGACCGGTCTGCCGGTTTGCCTGATGCATATGCAGGGATTGCCAAAAACCATGCAGCACAACCCGCACTACGATGACCTGATGGCGGAAGTGGGGGCGTTTTTGCAGCGGCAGATCGATCGCTGCGTGAACGGTAATATTCCGAAAAGTCGTCTCTTGCTGGATCCCGGGTTCGGATTTGGTAAAAATCTGGCTGATAATTATCAGCTTCTTGCACGCCTGGGCGAATTACACCGTTTCGGATTGCCCCTGCTGGTCGGAATGTCGAGAAAATCGATGATCGGACAACTGCTCAAGGTCCCTCCCGCGCAGCGGGTTCAGGGCAGCGTGGCCTGTGCGGTGATCGCGGCGATGCAAGGCGCGCAAATTATTCGCGTTCATGACGTAAAAGAAACGGTAGATGCGATGCGCATTGTGGAAGCCACTCTTTCAGCGAAGGAATAA
- the glmM gene encoding phosphoglucosamine mutase — protein sequence MSNRKYFGTDGVRGKVGDSPITPDFVLKLGWAAGKVLARHGSRKIIIGKDTRISGYMLESALEAGLAAAGLSASFTGPMPTPAVAYLTRTFRAEAGIVISASHNPYYDNGIKFFSIDGTKLPDEVEEAIEAELEKPLTCVESAELGKANRIVDAAGRYIEFCKGTFPSELNLNGLKIVVDCANGATYHIAPSVLRELGANVISIGCAPDGMNINEACGATDVRQLQARVVAEKADVGLAFDGDGDRLIMVDHLGNKVDGDQILYIIAREGLRQGQLRGGAVGTLMSNMGLELALKQLGIPFARAKVGDRYVLETMQAKGWRIGAENSGHVILLDKTTTGDGIIAGLQVLTAIVRNHMSLYDLCSGMKLFPQILVNVRFSGENDPLEDKRVQQITQDVEQELTGRGRVLLRKSGTEPLIRVMVEGENEATVIELANRIADAVKAVD from the coding sequence ATGAGTAACCGTAAATATTTTGGCACTGACGGCGTGCGGGGAAAGGTGGGCGACAGCCCGATCACCCCCGATTTTGTGCTGAAGCTGGGTTGGGCCGCGGGCAAGGTTTTGGCGCGACACGGTTCGCGTAAAATCATCATCGGCAAGGATACCCGCATTTCCGGTTACATGCTGGAGTCCGCGTTAGAAGCCGGGCTGGCCGCGGCGGGATTGTCCGCCTCTTTTACCGGTCCGATGCCGACGCCGGCCGTCGCGTATCTGACGCGCACCTTCAGAGCGGAAGCCGGTATCGTTATTTCCGCTTCGCACAACCCTTACTATGATAACGGCATTAAATTCTTCTCTATCGACGGCACCAAATTGCCCGATGAGGTGGAGGAGGCGATCGAAGCCGAATTGGAAAAACCGCTGACGTGTGTGGAATCGGCTGAGCTGGGCAAGGCAAACCGTATTGTCGACGCAGCCGGGCGCTATATCGAATTCTGCAAGGGAACCTTCCCCAGCGAGCTGAACCTTAACGGCCTGAAAATAGTGGTCGACTGCGCGAATGGCGCAACCTATCACATCGCTCCCAGCGTATTGCGCGAACTGGGCGCTAACGTGATTTCCATTGGCTGCGCGCCGGACGGCATGAACATCAATGAAGCGTGCGGCGCGACCGACGTCAGGCAGCTACAGGCGCGCGTGGTGGCGGAAAAAGCCGATGTCGGGCTGGCGTTTGACGGCGACGGAGACCGGCTGATTATGGTCGACCACTTGGGCAACAAAGTCGATGGCGATCAGATCCTGTATATCATCGCCCGCGAAGGTTTGCGCCAGGGCCAGCTGCGCGGCGGCGCGGTCGGAACCCTGATGAGCAATATGGGACTGGAGCTGGCATTGAAGCAGTTGGGCATTCCGTTTGCGCGCGCCAAAGTCGGCGATCGCTATGTACTGGAAACCATGCAGGCGAAAGGCTGGCGTATCGGCGCCGAAAACTCCGGCCATGTTATTCTGCTGGATAAAACCACCACGGGCGACGGCATTATCGCCGGGTTGCAAGTGCTTACCGCGATAGTCAGAAACCATATGAGCCTGTATGACTTGTGCAGCGGCATGAAGCTATTCCCGCAAATTCTGGTTAACGTCCGTTTCTCGGGTGAAAATGACCCGCTTGAGGACAAAAGGGTGCAACAGATCACCCAGGACGTGGAGCAAGAGCTGACCGGCCGGGGGCGGGTATTACTGAGAAAATCAGGCACCGAGCCGCTTATTCGCGTTATGGTCGAAGGCGAGAATGAGGCGACGGTGATTGAGCTGGCTAATCGCATCGCCGACGCGGTAAAAGCGGTGGATTAA
- the ftsH gene encoding ATP-dependent zinc metalloprotease FtsH: protein MAKNLILWLVIAVVLMSVFQSFGPSESNGRRVDYSTFLTEVNQDQVREARINGREISVIKKDSNRYTTYIPVNDPKLLDNLLTKNVKVVGEPPEEPSLLASIFISWFPMLLLIGVWIFFMRQMQGGGGKGAMSFGKSKARMLTEDQIKTTFADVAGCDEAKEEVSELVEYLREPSRFQKLGGKIPKGILMVGPPGTGKTLLAKAIAGEAKVPFFTISGSDFVEMFVGVGASRVRDMFEQAKKAAPCIIFIDEIDAVGRQRGAGLGGGHDEREQTLNQMLVEMDGFEGNEGIIVIAATNRPDVLDPALLRPGRFDRQVVVGLPDVRGREQILKVHMRRVPLSPDIDASVIARGTPGFSGADLANLVNEAALFAARGNKRVVSMVEFEKAKDKIMMGAERRSMVMTEQQKESTAYHEAGHAIIGRLVPEHDPVHKVTIIPRGRALGVTFFLPEGDAISASRQKLESQISTLYGGRLAEEIIYGVEKVSTGASNDIKVATSIARNMVTQWGFSEKLGPLLYAEEDGEVFLGRSVAKAKHMSDETARIIDQEVKSLIERNYQRARELLMANMDILHSMKDALMKYETIDAPQIDDLMSRKEVRPPAGWEEQSSDSNSGNGGTPKAPTPVDEPHTPNPGGTMSEQK, encoded by the coding sequence ATGGCGAAAAACCTGATTCTCTGGTTGGTCATCGCAGTTGTGCTGATGTCCGTTTTCCAGAGCTTTGGGCCCAGCGAGTCGAATGGCCGTAGGGTGGATTATTCAACCTTCTTGACTGAAGTGAATCAGGATCAGGTCCGCGAAGCACGTATTAACGGGCGTGAGATCAGTGTTATCAAAAAAGATAGCAACCGATACACGACTTATATTCCTGTCAACGATCCCAAGCTGCTGGATAACCTGCTAACGAAGAATGTGAAAGTGGTTGGCGAGCCGCCGGAAGAGCCGAGCTTGCTGGCTTCAATCTTTATTTCCTGGTTCCCGATGCTGTTGCTGATCGGCGTCTGGATCTTCTTTATGCGTCAAATGCAGGGCGGCGGCGGTAAAGGCGCCATGTCCTTTGGCAAGAGCAAAGCGCGGATGCTGACGGAAGATCAGATCAAAACCACCTTTGCCGACGTTGCCGGCTGTGACGAAGCAAAAGAAGAAGTCAGCGAACTGGTCGAATATCTGCGTGAACCCAGCCGTTTCCAGAAGCTGGGCGGCAAGATACCGAAAGGTATTCTGATGGTCGGGCCGCCGGGGACCGGTAAAACCCTGCTGGCCAAAGCGATTGCCGGCGAAGCGAAAGTGCCCTTCTTCACCATCTCCGGTTCGGACTTCGTCGAAATGTTTGTCGGCGTGGGCGCGTCCCGCGTACGCGACATGTTTGAGCAGGCGAAGAAAGCCGCTCCCTGCATCATCTTTATCGATGAAATCGATGCGGTGGGCCGTCAGCGCGGCGCCGGTCTGGGCGGCGGTCACGACGAACGTGAACAGACTCTGAACCAGATGCTGGTTGAGATGGATGGTTTTGAAGGCAATGAAGGCATTATCGTGATCGCCGCAACCAACCGTCCCGACGTGCTTGACCCCGCGTTGCTGCGTCCCGGCCGTTTTGACCGCCAGGTGGTGGTGGGGCTGCCGGATGTGCGCGGCCGCGAGCAGATCCTGAAAGTGCATATGCGCCGGGTGCCGCTCTCCCCGGATATTGACGCATCGGTTATCGCCCGCGGTACGCCGGGCTTCTCCGGCGCCGATTTGGCCAACCTGGTCAACGAAGCGGCGCTGTTCGCCGCGCGCGGCAACAAGCGCGTGGTGTCGATGGTCGAGTTTGAAAAAGCCAAAGACAAGATCATGATGGGGGCTGAACGCCGCTCCATGGTGATGACGGAACAGCAGAAAGAGTCCACCGCCTATCACGAAGCGGGCCATGCGATTATCGGTCGCCTGGTGCCGGAACACGATCCGGTGCATAAAGTGACCATTATCCCGCGCGGCCGCGCACTGGGCGTGACGTTCTTCCTGCCGGAAGGGGACGCCATCAGCGCCAGCCGTCAGAAGCTGGAAAGCCAGATTTCCACTCTGTACGGCGGCCGTCTGGCGGAAGAGATTATCTACGGCGTGGAAAAAGTGTCTACCGGGGCGTCGAATGACATCAAGGTCGCCACTTCCATTGCGCGCAACATGGTTACGCAGTGGGGCTTCTCGGAAAAACTCGGTCCGCTGCTGTATGCGGAAGAGGACGGCGAGGTGTTCCTGGGCCGTTCCGTCGCCAAAGCCAAACATATGTCTGACGAAACGGCGCGTATCATCGATCAGGAAGTCAAATCGCTGATTGAGCGCAACTACCAGCGTGCGCGCGAGTTGCTGATGGCGAATATGGACATCCTGCATTCAATGAAAGATGCGCTGATGAAATATGAAACCATTGATGCGCCGCAGATTGACGATTTGATGTCGCGTAAAGAGGTTCGCCCGCCGGCGGGCTGGGAAGAGCAAAGCTCGGATAGTAATTCCGGCAATGGCGGCACACCCAAGGCGCCGACGCCGGTTGATGAGCCCCACACGCCGAATCCGGGTGGCACGATGTCCGAGCAAAAATAA
- the secG gene encoding preprotein translocase subunit SecG, whose protein sequence is MYEALLVIFLLIAIGLVALIMLQQGKGADMGASFGAGASATLFGSSGSGNFMTRMTAVLATLFFIISLVLGNMSSLQSSNRGGGAWDNLSQPEKAEQSTTPAAPSAPASDIPK, encoded by the coding sequence ATGTACGAAGCTCTTTTGGTGATTTTCCTGTTGATAGCGATCGGGCTGGTTGCCTTGATTATGCTGCAGCAAGGTAAAGGTGCTGATATGGGAGCCTCGTTCGGAGCAGGTGCTTCTGCCACTTTGTTCGGTTCGAGCGGCTCCGGGAATTTCATGACTCGCATGACGGCGGTATTGGCGACGCTGTTCTTCATTATCAGTCTGGTGCTGGGTAACATGAGTTCGCTGCAGAGTAGTAACCGAGGCGGCGGGGCATGGGATAATCTGAGCCAGCCTGAGAAAGCGGAGCAGAGCACCACGCCTGCCGCGCCTTCGGCACCTGCAAGCGATATTCCAAAGTAA
- a CDS encoding YrbL family protein — protein sequence MTIIYLDVSLLISQGQHRACYRHPLMPEKCIKVHLNGEYNRETIREIKYYKKIANKIFSEQVIAQYHGTDKTNLGLGYVFDLIKDYSGEVSKTLSYYLSEKTLSEKYKTGISQAYDRMKALAEQHAIVTMTLKPYNILYRLRNQDEGDLIIIDNLGCANLFPLAYYSEFFARQKLSRRFNDFEKMLMHEYGITLSG from the coding sequence ATGACAATAATTTATCTTGACGTCAGTCTTCTAATATCTCAAGGCCAACACAGGGCATGCTATCGCCATCCATTAATGCCGGAAAAATGTATCAAGGTGCATTTAAACGGAGAATATAATCGGGAAACCATCAGGGAAATTAAATACTATAAAAAGATTGCCAACAAGATATTTTCAGAGCAAGTCATAGCACAATATCACGGCACGGATAAAACCAATCTGGGACTGGGCTATGTTTTTGATCTGATAAAAGACTACAGCGGAGAAGTATCAAAAACGCTGTCGTATTACTTATCAGAAAAAACGCTGAGTGAAAAATATAAGACGGGAATATCTCAGGCTTACGACCGCATGAAAGCACTGGCAGAACAGCATGCCATCGTCACCATGACGTTGAAACCTTACAACATCCTGTATAGATTAAGAAATCAGGATGAGGGGGATTTAATTATTATCGATAATCTTGGGTGCGCAAATTTATTTCCTCTGGCTTATTATTCCGAGTTTTTCGCCAGACAAAAACTATCCCGCCGCTTTAATGATTTTGAAAAAATGCTGATGCATGAATATGGCATAACGCTTTCAGGTTAA
- a CDS encoding AraC family transcriptional regulator: protein MNRPMKYPPTDNSCQSRSMPFIAAERERSGRSPSTNPRCIGIHDREFTLFQVSGLLLAAQEQNSPVKGLQRDLGIDLMRGDWPAATVSYMELRQVFEYLWLIGDRAELLFDHASRINFASFGTSGMAAMALSDCKAGIRFCAGHFRTPWNAVPESRGDGGMSLLHIPKFYDPEFRTAFEHFHFVNCFAVARSKTPGMRIADAVRFTRSGGISKSALEHYFGCPVYFDEDIAQIEFSRQWLDHPMPFIDSGLRARLARLLEEVLAGDTLRRQSTLQFLSAHLDEVRSSEDLARLLGISRRTLARLLDREGVSYSVLSREVRLTEARRMLRHGMSISAIAENLGFADDRSFRRAFLRWGGTSPSEYRRSWEQVGKELGDRLDGHF from the coding sequence ATGAACCGACCCATGAAATATCCGCCGACGGACAATTCGTGCCAGTCCCGCAGCATGCCTTTCATCGCCGCAGAGAGGGAGCGAAGCGGCAGATCGCCATCCACGAATCCACGCTGTATCGGCATACATGACCGGGAGTTCACGCTGTTTCAGGTCTCCGGCCTGCTGCTGGCGGCGCAGGAGCAAAATAGCCCGGTCAAAGGGCTGCAACGGGATCTCGGCATCGACCTGATGCGGGGAGACTGGCCGGCCGCGACCGTATCCTATATGGAACTACGCCAGGTTTTCGAATATTTGTGGCTGATAGGCGACAGGGCGGAACTGCTGTTCGATCATGCGTCGCGCATCAATTTCGCCAGTTTCGGCACCTCCGGCATGGCGGCAATGGCGCTAAGCGACTGCAAAGCAGGCATCCGCTTTTGCGCCGGTCATTTCCGCACACCGTGGAATGCCGTGCCGGAAAGCCGGGGCGACGGCGGTATGAGCTTGCTGCATATTCCCAAGTTCTATGATCCCGAGTTTCGCACGGCGTTCGAGCATTTCCATTTTGTCAATTGCTTCGCGGTAGCCCGCTCCAAGACGCCGGGCATGCGAATCGCCGACGCGGTGCGATTTACACGCTCTGGCGGCATTTCCAAGTCGGCGTTGGAGCATTATTTCGGCTGTCCGGTCTATTTCGACGAGGATATCGCCCAAATCGAATTCAGCCGGCAATGGCTCGACCATCCCATGCCGTTCATCGATAGCGGCCTGCGAGCCAGGCTGGCGCGGCTTCTTGAAGAGGTTCTGGCCGGGGATACGCTGCGCAGGCAGAGTACCCTCCAGTTTTTAAGCGCACATTTGGACGAAGTCAGATCGTCCGAGGATTTGGCGCGGCTGCTCGGCATCAGCCGCCGTACGCTGGCCCGACTCCTCGATCGCGAAGGCGTCAGCTACTCCGTTCTGTCGCGCGAGGTGCGCCTGACCGAGGCCCGCCGCATGTTGCGGCACGGTATGAGTATCTCAGCAATTGCCGAAAACCTGGGGTTTGCCGATGACCGCAGCTTCCGGCGGGCCTTTCTCCGCTGGGGAGGAACCAGCCCTTCCGAATACCGGCGGAGCTGGGAACAGGTCGGCAAGGAGCTCGGCGATCGTCTGGACGGTCACTTCTGA